One window of the Pristis pectinata isolate sPriPec2 chromosome 13, sPriPec2.1.pri, whole genome shotgun sequence genome contains the following:
- the cdt1 gene encoding DNA replication factor Cdt1 isoform X1, which produces MAQIKLTDYFPQTKKAKRDALSVKCRKVETGSGTIAGTGSLAKERRQSRRKVLAKQPIITQTWVSSRESSPPAPAKAPVVPEVVKSVLSNRQEVCATPKQEADKRVSTFEYLVTPSKDDKIPTEFGLGSAVLGPGGDGGIGQQTSTAKKRYRSDSIDEPEPQPAVEPGSQGPQRVPSARRCLVLQPQEAENRLQQNTKAEETVPLPHAETSEATVDAAPGKEGLLALKSRLQRIQKLGQTANLFAPSDLSTDTKSRLKRVQELELKVRENKDRERTAEQEEKSSEEERVKTPAYQRFHNLAQDVPPGLTLPFKYKVLAEMFRSMDTVVSMLFNRSEIVTFAKVKQGVQDMLRKQFERRNIGQIKTVYPSAYKYRQEKGIPTWSDSVKKSSYQLTIDPVFEGEENSEGHPQLTATRLLLRRRIFSRNLTNMVKQHHKVFLASLNPPMYVPDNKLTRWHPRFNVDEVPDIVAAELPQPPDFEKLTTAQEVLDKARSMMTPKMEKALANMALKSVETAMAATIERKELNVLSPHPSPGPSDALKGVSQSLLDRIRTKEAQKIQAAMTRNPAQTERLHMMMRLPEITRILRNVFVSEKKPALNITVASNRVVDSYRSAMPLGDMEKHLRLLADIVPDWLTIHTIRKDVYLKLNKNVELNMVVEKIAKKIKEEEKA; this is translated from the exons ATGGCACAGATCAAACTCACAGACTATTTCCCCCAGACTAAAAAAGCGAAGAGAGACGCGCTTTCTGTGAAATGCAGGAAGGTAGAAACTGGAAGTGGCACCATTGCCGGGACTGGGTCGCTTGCAAAGGAACGTCGGCAATCGCGAAGGAAAGTGTTGGCAAAGCAACCGATCATAACGCAAACTTGGGTTTCAAGCAGGGAAAGCTCGCCTCCTGCACCAGCCAAAGCGCCTGTCGTTCCGGAAGTCGTTAAATCGGTGCTCTCAAACCGGCAGGAAGTTTGCGCGACTCCCAAACAGGAGGCAGATAAGAGAGTCTCCACGTTTGAGTATCTTGTGACTCCATCAAAAGATGACAAAATACCCACCGAGTTTGGTTTGGGATCGGCCGTTTTGGGGCCTGGTGGCGATGGGGGAATTGGGCAGCAGACCAGCACGGCGAAGAAACGCTATCGCTCTGATTCGATCGATGAACCTGAGCCACAGCCAGCGGTAGAGCCGGGTTCGCAGGGCCCGCAACGTGTACCATCTGCCCGGAGGTGCCTGGTGCTACAACCACAAGAAGCAGAGAACCGGCTTCAACAAAACACCAAGGCTGAGGAAACGGTACCGCTGCCACATGCGGAGACTTCCGAGGCCACG gtGGACGCAGCACCTGGAAAGGAGGGTCTTCTGGCTTTAAAAAGCCGGTTACAAAGAATTCAGAAGCTTGGCCAAACAGCTAATTTATTTGCACCTTCTGATTTGAGTACTGATACCAAGAGTCGCCTGAAACGGGTTCAGGAACTAGAATTGAAGGTACGAGAAAATAAAGACCGAGAAAGGACAGCTGAGCAGGAGGAAAAATCAAGTGAGGAAGAAAG GGTGAAGACACCAGCGTACCAGCGTTTCCACAATTTGGCACAGGATGTCCCACCGGGCTTGACCTTGCCTTTCAAATACAAGGTGTTGGCAGAGATGTTCCGTAGCATGGACACTGTTGTGAGCATGTTGTTCAATCGCTCCGAGATCGTTACCTTTGCCAAGGTGAAACAGGGTGTTCAAGACATGTTGCGGAA ACAGTTTGAACGGCGAAATATTGGACAAATTAAGACAGTTTACCCATCAGCGTACAAGTACCGGCAGGAGAAGGGAATCCCAACATGGAGTGACTCTGTGAAGAAGTCCAGCTACCAGCTCACCATCGATCCGGTGTTTGAAGGAG AGGAGAATTCTGAAGGCCACCCACAACTAACAGCCACTCGCTTGCTTCTGCGCCGTCGCATTTTCAGTCGAAACCTTACAAACATGGTGAAGCAACACCATAAG GTATTTTTGGCTTCTCTTAACCCTCCGATGTATGTTCCTGATAACAAGCTAACACGATGGCACCCACGTTTTAATGTGGATGAAGTTCCAGACATTGTTGCTGCTGAACTTCCCCAGCCTCCAGATTTTGAAAAGCTAACAACTGCTCAAGAAGTACTGGATAAAGCTCGCAGCATGATGACACCAAAG aTGGAGAAAGCACTTGCCAACATGGCCCTCAAATCTGTAGAAACTGCCATGGCAGCTACCATTGAACGAAAGGAGCTAAATGTTCTGAGCCCACATCCAAGTCCTGGTCCTTCTGATGCACTGAAAGGGGTTTCGCAGAGTCTGCTCGACAGG ATCCGTACCAAAGAAGCTCAAAAAATTCAGGCTGCCATGACAAGGAATCCTGCACAGACTGAGCGTCTTCATATGATGATGAGACTTCCTGAGATAACAAGAATTTTGCGCAATGTTTTCGTGTCAGAGAAGAAACCAGCTTTGAATATTACAGTGGCAAGCAACAGAGTGGTTGACAGCTATCGATCTGCAATGCCCTTGG GTGATATGGAAAAACATCTGCGGTTACTGGCTGACATTGTTCCTGACTGGCTGACTATCCATACGATCAGGAAGGATGTGTACCTGAAGTTGAACAAGAATGTGGAGTTGAACATGGTTGTGGAGAAAATTGCAAAAAAGataaaggaagaggaaaaagcatga
- the cdt1 gene encoding DNA replication factor Cdt1 isoform X2, which produces MQGNNFEEGISKFPKLQDSTKRSQQVDAAPGKEGLLALKSRLQRIQKLGQTANLFAPSDLSTDTKSRLKRVQELELKVRENKDRERTAEQEEKSSEEERVKTPAYQRFHNLAQDVPPGLTLPFKYKVLAEMFRSMDTVVSMLFNRSEIVTFAKVKQGVQDMLRKQFERRNIGQIKTVYPSAYKYRQEKGIPTWSDSVKKSSYQLTIDPVFEGEENSEGHPQLTATRLLLRRRIFSRNLTNMVKQHHKVFLASLNPPMYVPDNKLTRWHPRFNVDEVPDIVAAELPQPPDFEKLTTAQEVLDKARSMMTPKMEKALANMALKSVETAMAATIERKELNVLSPHPSPGPSDALKGVSQSLLDRIRTKEAQKIQAAMTRNPAQTERLHMMMRLPEITRILRNVFVSEKKPALNITVASNRVVDSYRSAMPLGDMEKHLRLLADIVPDWLTIHTIRKDVYLKLNKNVELNMVVEKIAKKIKEEEKA; this is translated from the exons ATGCAAGGCAACAACTTTGAGGAAGGGATTTCCAAATTTCCAAAATTGCAAGATTCCACCAAGAGAAGCCAGCAG gtGGACGCAGCACCTGGAAAGGAGGGTCTTCTGGCTTTAAAAAGCCGGTTACAAAGAATTCAGAAGCTTGGCCAAACAGCTAATTTATTTGCACCTTCTGATTTGAGTACTGATACCAAGAGTCGCCTGAAACGGGTTCAGGAACTAGAATTGAAGGTACGAGAAAATAAAGACCGAGAAAGGACAGCTGAGCAGGAGGAAAAATCAAGTGAGGAAGAAAG GGTGAAGACACCAGCGTACCAGCGTTTCCACAATTTGGCACAGGATGTCCCACCGGGCTTGACCTTGCCTTTCAAATACAAGGTGTTGGCAGAGATGTTCCGTAGCATGGACACTGTTGTGAGCATGTTGTTCAATCGCTCCGAGATCGTTACCTTTGCCAAGGTGAAACAGGGTGTTCAAGACATGTTGCGGAA ACAGTTTGAACGGCGAAATATTGGACAAATTAAGACAGTTTACCCATCAGCGTACAAGTACCGGCAGGAGAAGGGAATCCCAACATGGAGTGACTCTGTGAAGAAGTCCAGCTACCAGCTCACCATCGATCCGGTGTTTGAAGGAG AGGAGAATTCTGAAGGCCACCCACAACTAACAGCCACTCGCTTGCTTCTGCGCCGTCGCATTTTCAGTCGAAACCTTACAAACATGGTGAAGCAACACCATAAG GTATTTTTGGCTTCTCTTAACCCTCCGATGTATGTTCCTGATAACAAGCTAACACGATGGCACCCACGTTTTAATGTGGATGAAGTTCCAGACATTGTTGCTGCTGAACTTCCCCAGCCTCCAGATTTTGAAAAGCTAACAACTGCTCAAGAAGTACTGGATAAAGCTCGCAGCATGATGACACCAAAG aTGGAGAAAGCACTTGCCAACATGGCCCTCAAATCTGTAGAAACTGCCATGGCAGCTACCATTGAACGAAAGGAGCTAAATGTTCTGAGCCCACATCCAAGTCCTGGTCCTTCTGATGCACTGAAAGGGGTTTCGCAGAGTCTGCTCGACAGG ATCCGTACCAAAGAAGCTCAAAAAATTCAGGCTGCCATGACAAGGAATCCTGCACAGACTGAGCGTCTTCATATGATGATGAGACTTCCTGAGATAACAAGAATTTTGCGCAATGTTTTCGTGTCAGAGAAGAAACCAGCTTTGAATATTACAGTGGCAAGCAACAGAGTGGTTGACAGCTATCGATCTGCAATGCCCTTGG GTGATATGGAAAAACATCTGCGGTTACTGGCTGACATTGTTCCTGACTGGCTGACTATCCATACGATCAGGAAGGATGTGTACCTGAAGTTGAACAAGAATGTGGAGTTGAACATGGTTGTGGAGAAAATTGCAAAAAAGataaaggaagaggaaaaagcatga